A window of Sulfurimonas gotlandica GD1 contains these coding sequences:
- the accA gene encoding acetyl-CoA carboxylase carboxyl transferase subunit alpha, producing the protein MATYLDFEYKIKFIQEDIISARVRHDEGALESLQENLDKEVSKTFTNLSPFQQLQLARHIDRPYALDYINLIMRDKYEIHGDRHFRDDAAIVCYLGYIGDEKVMVIGEQKGRGTKNKIRRNFGMPHPEGYRKALRAAKMAEKFNIPLLMLVDTPGAYPGLGAEERNQSEAIARNLLELAELDTQTISIVIGEGGSGGALAIGVADKFAMMRYSVFSVISPEGCSAILWNDPKKAEAATNAMKITSGDLKELNLIDDIIDEPLIGAHRDKEAAAAAISDYFLKNLNSLREMSKEERMEARYSKLTGVGAYAE; encoded by the coding sequence TTGGCAACATATTTAGACTTTGAATACAAAATTAAATTTATTCAAGAAGATATTATTTCTGCGCGCGTTCGTCATGATGAAGGTGCTTTAGAATCTCTTCAAGAAAACTTAGATAAAGAAGTGTCAAAAACTTTTACTAATCTATCCCCGTTTCAGCAACTTCAACTTGCTCGTCATATAGATAGACCGTATGCACTGGACTATATTAACTTAATCATGCGTGATAAATATGAGATTCATGGAGATAGACATTTCCGTGATGATGCTGCAATCGTATGTTATTTAGGTTATATCGGCGATGAAAAAGTTATGGTTATTGGTGAGCAAAAAGGCCGCGGTACTAAGAACAAAATAAGAAGAAACTTCGGTATGCCTCACCCAGAGGGTTACAGAAAAGCTCTTCGTGCTGCTAAGATGGCAGAAAAATTTAATATCCCTCTTTTGATGCTTGTAGATACTCCGGGTGCTTACCCAGGTCTTGGCGCTGAAGAGAGAAATCAGAGTGAAGCAATCGCTAGAAATCTTTTAGAACTTGCAGAGCTTGACACTCAAACTATCTCTATTGTTATTGGAGAAGGTGGAAGTGGTGGAGCACTTGCAATTGGTGTTGCTGATAAATTTGCGATGATGCGTTACTCTGTATTTAGTGTTATCTCTCCAGAAGGCTGTTCAGCAATTTTATGGAATGATCCTAAGAAAGCTGAAGCTGCAACGAATGCAATGAAAATCACTAGTGGTGACTTAAAAGAGTTAAACCTTATTGATGATATTATTGATGAACCACTTATTGGTGCGCACAGGGATAAAGAAGCAGCTGCTGCGGCAATATCTGATTATTTTCTAAAAAACTTAAATTCTCTTAGAGAGATGAGTAAAGAAGAACGTATGGAAGCTAGATATAGTAAACTAACAGGAGTTGGTGCTTACGCAGAGTAA
- a CDS encoding beta-ketoacyl-ACP synthase II has product MRRVVVTGMGMINAVGNDKESSFKAICDGVCGIDTITLFDPSDYSAKIAGEVKDFDPATVMAPKEVKKADRFIHLGLKAAQEAMADANLPEDTDMERFGISAGSGIGGLPSIEKNSIIIETRGPRKISPFFIPGALVNMLGGFVSIEHGTKGPNLSSVTACAAGTHAISEAVKTIMCNGAEKMLVVSAECAITGAGVGGFAAMKALSTNNENPKSASRPFDADRDGFVMGEGAAALILEVYEDAVARGANIYGEIIGFGESGDASHITTPSLDGPARAMKAAYKMAGEPKLDYVNAHGTSTPINDKNETAAVKDLLGGKENCPPMSSIKGQIGHCLGAAGGIEAVTCLMAMRDGIIPPTINYTTPDENCDLDVVPNTSRKAELNVVMSNSFGFGGTNGVLIFKKI; this is encoded by the coding sequence ATGAGAAGAGTAGTAGTAACTGGGATGGGCATGATAAATGCAGTTGGGAATGACAAAGAGAGTTCTTTTAAAGCAATATGTGATGGCGTATGTGGAATAGACACAATAACTCTTTTTGATCCTTCAGACTATAGTGCAAAAATTGCTGGTGAGGTTAAAGATTTTGATCCTGCAACAGTTATGGCACCAAAAGAAGTTAAAAAAGCTGACAGATTTATTCACTTAGGTCTTAAAGCTGCTCAAGAAGCGATGGCGGATGCTAACCTTCCAGAAGACACTGATATGGAAAGATTTGGTATTAGTGCTGGATCTGGTATCGGTGGACTTCCATCAATTGAGAAAAACTCTATTATCATAGAAACTCGTGGTCCTCGTAAAATCTCTCCATTTTTTATTCCAGGTGCTTTAGTTAATATGCTTGGTGGTTTTGTGTCTATTGAACATGGAACAAAAGGTCCAAACCTTTCAAGTGTAACTGCATGTGCTGCAGGAACTCACGCAATAAGTGAAGCTGTTAAGACGATTATGTGTAATGGTGCTGAAAAAATGTTAGTTGTTTCAGCTGAATGTGCAATCACTGGTGCTGGTGTTGGTGGGTTTGCTGCGATGAAAGCATTATCAACGAATAATGAAAATCCAAAGAGTGCTTCTCGTCCATTTGATGCAGACCGTGATGGTTTTGTAATGGGAGAAGGTGCAGCTGCATTAATATTAGAAGTTTATGAAGATGCTGTAGCTCGTGGCGCAAATATTTATGGTGAGATTATAGGTTTTGGTGAGAGCGGAGATGCTAGTCATATTACAACTCCAAGTCTTGATGGTCCGGCTCGTGCAATGAAGGCAGCATACAAAATGGCTGGTGAGCCTAAACTTGATTATGTTAATGCTCATGGAACAAGTACTCCAATCAATGATAAAAATGAAACGGCAGCTGTAAAAGACCTACTTGGCGGAAAAGAAAATTGTCCTCCAATGAGTTCAATAAAAGGTCAAATAGGTCACTGTCTTGGTGCTGCTGGTGGTATTGAAGCTGTTACATGTTTAATGGCAATGAGAGATGGAATCATCCCTCCAACAATAAACTACACTACACCTGATGAAAATTGTGATTTAGATGTCGTTCCTAATACTTCAAGAAAAGCGGAATTAAATGTAGTTATGAGTAACTCTTTTGGTTTCGGTGGAACTAATGGTGTTTTAATCTTCAAAAAAATCTAA
- the acpP gene encoding acyl carrier protein, producing the protein MALLDDIKEVVVEQLSVNPDEVKEDAKFVEDLGADSLDVVELVMALEEKFDIEIPDDEAEKIQTVRDVVTYIESK; encoded by the coding sequence ATGGCACTTTTAGACGATATTAAAGAAGTAGTAGTTGAGCAATTAAGCGTTAACCCGGATGAAGTTAAAGAAGACGCGAAGTTTGTTGAAGATTTAGGTGCTGATAGCCTTGACGTTGTTGAATTAGTAATGGCTCTTGAAGAGAAATTTGACATTGAAATTCCTGATGATGAAGCAGAGAAAATTCAAACAGTTAGAGATGTTGTAACTTATATCGAAAGCAAATAA
- the fabG gene encoding 3-oxoacyl-ACP reductase FabG — protein sequence MKFSGKNVLVTGSSRGIGAEIAKTLAGFGLKVWINYRSGAAEADAIKETIEAAGGNAAVIGFDVSDEEAFVDAIKTIVDSDGELSYLVNNAGITNDKLALRMKTEDFMSVINANLTSCFIGCRESMKVMRKKKFGSVVNIASIVGETGNAGQTNYAASKGGVIAMSKSFAIEAATSGIRYNTITPGFIATEMTDALSDEIKEGFTSKIPMKRFGNAKEVAEATAFLLSDHSSYITGETLKVNGGMNMA from the coding sequence ATGAAATTTAGTGGAAAAAATGTTTTAGTTACAGGCTCAAGTCGTGGTATTGGTGCAGAGATTGCAAAAACTTTAGCTGGTTTTGGTTTAAAAGTTTGGATTAACTACAGAAGTGGTGCTGCAGAAGCAGACGCAATAAAAGAAACTATTGAAGCTGCCGGCGGAAACGCTGCTGTTATCGGCTTTGATGTTAGTGATGAAGAAGCATTCGTAGATGCTATTAAAACTATAGTTGACAGTGATGGTGAACTTTCTTACCTTGTAAACAATGCCGGTATTACAAATGACAAGCTTGCTCTTCGTATGAAGACTGAAGATTTCATGAGTGTTATCAATGCAAATCTTACTTCTTGTTTTATTGGTTGTAGAGAATCTATGAAAGTTATGAGAAAGAAAAAGTTTGGTTCAGTTGTTAATATCGCTTCAATTGTTGGTGAAACAGGTAATGCTGGACAAACAAATTATGCGGCTTCTAAGGGTGGCGTTATTGCGATGAGCAAGAGTTTCGCAATCGAAGCAGCAACTAGCGGAATTCGTTATAACACAATTACTCCTGGCTTTATTGCAACTGAAATGACAGATGCACTTAGTGATGAGATTAAAGAAGGTTTTACTTCTAAAATCCCAATGAAACGCTTTGGAAATGCGAAAGAAGTAGCCGAAGCTACAGCATTTTTACTTTCAGATCACTCTAGTTATATAACTGGTGAAACATTAAAAGTTAATGGCGGAATGAATATGGCATAG
- a CDS encoding SDR family oxidoreductase, with protein sequence MKVLLTGANGYIGRRLKSLLILQKNIELRILVRNKKSLSQEVLDNYEVIEGDTFDKEALKKALEDIDIAFYLIHSLNKKNYKELDKQSAQNFIEASGHCGVKRIIYLGGLGVKNSDTSKHLLSRIETGEILSSSSTIQTIWIRAGVIIGSGSASFEIIRNLVEKLPLMITPKWVDTYAQPIAVDDVINYLVASLYLNYKKNLIVDIGSAKMKYKDMMLQTAKALKLKRYLISVPFMSINLSSYWLNLFTPVPFTVAKALIEGLKSEVTIQNNNAKEYYPKVKPMSYIDAVKKAVIEIEQHQVISRWSDSDGSNWDKKHKEQINDSIFVDRKEADISSYDKKKVFKAITSLGGENGWFDYDFLWELRGIIDKAVGGVGINRGRRDNCDLRLGECLDFWRVEDIKEDERLLLFAQMKMPGEGWLEFKIDGNKLIQSAYFYPRGIVGRIYWYALIPLHYLVFINMIRNILRNSKS encoded by the coding sequence ATGAAAGTATTGTTGACAGGAGCAAATGGCTATATTGGTAGACGCTTGAAAAGTTTACTTATTTTGCAAAAAAATATAGAATTAAGAATATTAGTACGAAATAAGAAAAGCTTGTCTCAAGAGGTACTTGACAATTATGAAGTTATTGAAGGTGATACATTTGATAAAGAAGCTTTAAAAAAAGCTTTAGAGGACATTGATATCGCTTTTTATCTCATCCACTCCTTAAACAAAAAAAACTATAAAGAATTAGATAAACAATCAGCCCAAAACTTTATAGAAGCATCTGGTCACTGTGGTGTAAAAAGAATCATATATCTTGGTGGATTGGGTGTGAAAAATAGTGATACAAGTAAACACCTTTTAAGCCGTATTGAAACTGGTGAGATTTTAAGCTCATCAAGTACTATACAAACAATTTGGATAAGAGCAGGAGTGATTATAGGCTCAGGAAGTGCAAGCTTTGAGATTATACGAAATCTTGTAGAAAAATTACCCTTAATGATAACACCAAAATGGGTAGATACCTATGCTCAACCGATTGCGGTAGATGATGTCATAAATTATCTTGTTGCATCTTTATATTTAAATTATAAGAAAAACTTGATTGTTGATATTGGCTCTGCAAAAATGAAATATAAAGATATGATGCTTCAAACGGCAAAAGCCCTTAAGCTTAAAAGGTATCTTATATCTGTTCCGTTTATGAGTATAAACCTCTCATCGTATTGGTTAAATCTCTTTACTCCAGTTCCTTTTACTGTGGCAAAAGCACTTATTGAAGGACTTAAATCAGAAGTAACTATACAAAACAACAATGCAAAAGAGTATTATCCTAAAGTAAAACCTATGAGCTATATTGATGCTGTTAAAAAAGCAGTTATAGAGATAGAACAGCATCAAGTCATCAGCAGGTGGAGTGATAGTGACGGCTCAAACTGGGATAAAAAACACAAAGAACAAATAAACGATTCAATTTTTGTAGATAGAAAAGAAGCTGATATAAGCTCATATGATAAGAAGAAAGTTTTTAAAGCCATAACATCTCTTGGTGGTGAAAACGGATGGTTCGATTATGATTTTTTATGGGAACTTAGAGGTATTATAGACAAAGCAGTCGGTGGGGTTGGAATTAATAGAGGTAGAAGAGATAATTGTGATTTAAGACTTGGAGAGTGCTTGGACTTTTGGAGAGTTGAAGACATAAAAGAAGATGAGAGATTACTCCTATTTGCACAGATGAAAATGCCTGGAGAAGGATGGTTAGAGTTTAAAATAGATGGTAATAAACTTATTCAATCAGCATACTTCTACCCTAGGGGAATAGTAGGAAGAATCTATTGGTATGCACTTATACCGCTTCATTATTTGGTATTTATAAATATGATAAGAAATATATTAAGAAATAGTAAATCTTGA
- the gpmI gene encoding 2,3-bisphosphoglycerate-independent phosphoglycerate mutase, giving the protein MSKKAVLVITDGIGFSPKTEHNAFHNATKPNYDKLFEETPHSLIDTSGLSVGLPEGQMGNSEVGHMSIGSGRVLYQDLVKISLALSENTLEENKTLQNLFKTSDRLHLIGLMSDGGVHSHIDHFMGVAKIAAKNGKKVFLHLITDGRDVSPTSAQKYLKIVQSHLNENIQIATMAGRFYAMDRDNRWGRIQRAYEAIVEAKPKTDFEPAGYIGSSYALGETDEFVEPTAFEGYDGVKDGDSILTINFRSDRMRELVTALASNGFHEFSRNYKMVSLATMTEYDKSFSYPVLFSKAAPKNTLAEIISSKGLRQLHTAETEKYAHVTFFLNGGIDEPYENETRVLIPSPDVKTYDMKPEMSAFEVGEAVLKAMDENYDFVVVNFANGDMVGHTGDEEAAKIAVTAVDAQLGKIIEKAKENDYAVVITSDHGNCEEMKDEDGNTLTNHTTGKVWCFVMADGVTKVESGGLNNIAPTVLKLMDIEIPSEMDHSLI; this is encoded by the coding sequence TTGTCAAAAAAAGCTGTTCTAGTTATTACAGATGGTATAGGTTTTAGTCCTAAAACTGAACATAATGCATTCCACAATGCAACTAAACCAAACTATGATAAATTATTTGAAGAGACTCCACACTCTCTCATCGATACTTCAGGGCTTAGTGTTGGACTGCCAGAAGGTCAGATGGGGAACTCTGAAGTTGGGCATATGAGCATAGGAAGCGGTAGAGTTTTATACCAAGATCTTGTAAAAATCTCATTAGCACTTTCTGAAAATACTTTAGAAGAAAACAAAACACTACAAAATCTTTTTAAAACTTCAGATAGATTGCATCTAATAGGTCTGATGAGTGACGGTGGTGTTCACTCTCATATTGATCATTTTATGGGTGTAGCAAAAATTGCGGCAAAAAATGGAAAAAAAGTTTTCTTGCATCTAATAACTGATGGAAGGGATGTATCTCCAACTTCTGCACAAAAATATTTAAAAATTGTACAAAGCCACCTAAATGAGAATATTCAAATAGCAACTATGGCTGGACGTTTTTACGCGATGGACAGAGATAACCGTTGGGGAAGAATCCAAAGAGCATATGAAGCAATAGTAGAAGCAAAACCAAAAACAGATTTTGAACCGGCAGGCTACATTGGTTCATCTTACGCTCTTGGTGAGACTGATGAGTTTGTAGAACCAACAGCTTTTGAAGGTTATGATGGTGTTAAAGATGGAGACAGTATACTAACTATCAATTTTAGAAGTGATAGAATGAGAGAGCTTGTTACTGCTCTCGCATCTAATGGTTTTCATGAGTTTTCAAGAAACTATAAAATGGTAAGCCTTGCAACTATGACAGAGTATGATAAATCTTTCTCATATCCGGTTCTTTTTTCAAAAGCAGCACCTAAAAATACTTTAGCAGAAATAATTTCATCTAAGGGCCTAAGACAACTTCACACAGCGGAAACTGAAAAGTATGCTCATGTTACATTCTTTTTAAATGGTGGTATAGATGAGCCATATGAGAATGAGACAAGAGTCCTTATTCCTTCTCCTGATGTAAAGACTTATGATATGAAACCAGAGATGAGCGCTTTTGAAGTTGGCGAGGCTGTTTTAAAAGCGATGGATGAGAACTATGACTTTGTTGTTGTAAACTTTGCAAACGGTGATATGGTCGGACATACTGGAGATGAAGAAGCTGCAAAAATTGCAGTTACTGCAGTAGACGCACAACTTGGAAAAATTATAGAAAAAGCAAAAGAGAATGATTATGCTGTGGTTATTACATCTGATCATGGAAACTGTGAAGAGATGAAAGATGAAGATGGAAATACTTTAACAAATCACACAACAGGAAAAGTATGGTGTTTTGTTATGGCTGATGGTGTTACTAAGGTAGAATCAGGTGGACTCAACAACATAGCTCCAACTGTATTAAAACTTATGGACATAGAAATTCCATCTGAGATGGATCATAGTCTTATATAA
- the mraY gene encoding phospho-N-acetylmuramoyl-pentapeptide-transferase, with the protein MLYTLYELFHINILGYITIRAGVSFFLALFFTLFLLPRFIKWAQRTSSVQPINAWAPENHQQKAKTPTMGGIVFVGATILASLLTIKFSNMYALGAILTLILFALIGFQDDYAKIKKSENLAGLKARAKLALQIIAALVVTSFLCLFADFNTDLYVPFIKTPVFDMGVYSIALWCLVIISTSNAVNLTDGLDGLATVPSLAALASFSIIIYITGNAKISSYLLMPNFDVGEVAIVASALMGALTGFLWYNCHPAEVFMGDSGSLTIGAFLGYLAIISKSEILLLLIGSIFVIETVSVILQVGSYKFRKKRVFLMAPIHHHFEMKKWAENKIIVRFWIIAILSNLIALITLKIR; encoded by the coding sequence TTGTTATACACTCTCTACGAATTATTTCATATCAACATACTTGGATACATTACAATCAGGGCTGGTGTCTCTTTTTTCTTAGCTCTGTTTTTCACACTATTCTTACTACCTCGTTTTATAAAGTGGGCACAAAGAACTTCTAGTGTTCAGCCAATTAATGCATGGGCACCAGAAAATCATCAACAAAAAGCAAAGACTCCTACAATGGGTGGAATCGTTTTTGTAGGTGCAACTATTTTAGCATCACTACTAACTATAAAGTTCTCAAACATGTATGCACTTGGTGCAATTTTGACACTTATACTTTTTGCTCTAATCGGTTTTCAAGATGACTATGCAAAAATAAAAAAAAGTGAAAACCTAGCAGGATTAAAGGCTAGGGCTAAACTTGCTCTTCAAATCATTGCAGCTTTAGTAGTTACATCTTTTTTATGTTTATTCGCTGATTTTAACACTGATCTATATGTTCCATTTATTAAAACACCTGTTTTTGACATGGGTGTCTACTCAATCGCTCTTTGGTGTTTAGTAATAATTTCAACATCAAATGCCGTAAACTTAACAGATGGACTTGACGGATTAGCGACTGTTCCATCTTTAGCCGCTTTGGCTTCTTTTAGTATTATCATATATATTACAGGAAACGCTAAGATAAGTTCTTACCTTTTAATGCCAAACTTTGATGTTGGTGAAGTTGCGATTGTAGCCAGTGCTCTTATGGGTGCGCTTACCGGCTTCTTATGGTACAACTGCCATCCTGCTGAAGTATTTATGGGAGATAGCGGTTCACTTACAATAGGTGCTTTTCTAGGTTACCTTGCTATCATCTCTAAAAGTGAGATTTTACTACTTCTAATCGGTTCTATCTTTGTTATAGAAACTGTCTCTGTAATCCTTCAAGTTGGAAGTTATAAATTTCGTAAAAAAAGAGTCTTTTTAATGGCTCCTATTCATCACCATTTTGAGATGAAAAAATGGGCTGAAAATAAGATTATCGTTAGATTTTGGATTATTGCGATTCTCTCAAACCTCATCGCTCTTATCACTCTAAAGATTCGTTAA
- the murD gene encoding UDP-N-acetylmuramoyl-L-alanine--D-glutamate ligase — MQRVSLFGYGKTTKAIAKVAKEAIFYDDKCTKPFRDENGFMVKPSSEFNAKYSQLEIPSPGIPPSNPLILKANNLISEYDYFTESSPLSIWISGTNGKTTTTQMMQHLLESKGSQAGGNIGTPLAELSLDAKMWILETSSFTMHYTNIATPNIYVLLPLSPDHLSWHGSMQEYVDAKLKPLATMKEGEVAIIPDAYKDVKTDAHIITYKDEKNLAERFGIDASRVNFKGAFLADALLAMAVDKVLFDKIDYKKINSFVLDPHRQEELRDAKNRLWVNDTKATNIDASIAALKRYKDSRIHLILGGDDKGVDLNELFVYLQNLNVSIYNIGSNKEKLSKLAKEYKIDSNLCLNLADAISKIDKNLAEKEVALLSPAAASLDEFTSYAQRGDQFKEAVRNIS; from the coding sequence ATGCAAAGAGTATCTCTATTTGGTTATGGCAAAACTACAAAGGCTATCGCAAAAGTAGCCAAAGAAGCTATCTTTTACGATGACAAATGTACTAAACCTTTTCGTGATGAGAATGGTTTTATGGTTAAACCATCAAGTGAGTTTAACGCAAAATATTCACAACTTGAGATTCCGTCACCCGGAATCCCACCCTCAAATCCACTTATACTTAAAGCAAATAATCTTATAAGTGAATATGACTATTTTACAGAGAGTTCACCTCTTAGCATCTGGATAAGTGGTACAAACGGTAAAACAACTACAACACAGATGATGCAGCATCTACTAGAATCAAAAGGCTCTCAAGCCGGTGGGAACATCGGTACTCCACTTGCTGAGCTTTCTCTAGATGCTAAAATGTGGATTTTAGAGACTAGTTCTTTTACTATGCACTATACTAACATCGCTACTCCAAACATATATGTTCTTCTTCCATTAAGTCCTGACCATCTTAGCTGGCACGGAAGTATGCAAGAGTATGTAGATGCAAAACTAAAACCTCTAGCAACGATGAAAGAAGGTGAAGTAGCCATCATCCCAGATGCATACAAAGATGTTAAAACAGATGCTCATATCATTACATACAAAGATGAAAAAAATTTAGCTGAGCGTTTTGGCATAGATGCAAGCAGAGTAAACTTTAAAGGTGCATTTCTTGCAGATGCTCTTTTAGCAATGGCAGTAGATAAAGTTCTTTTTGACAAAATAGACTATAAAAAAATAAACTCTTTTGTTCTTGATCCACATAGACAAGAAGAACTAAGAGATGCAAAAAATCGTCTCTGGGTAAATGACACGAAAGCGACTAACATAGATGCAAGCATCGCAGCACTAAAGAGATACAAAGATTCACGTATTCATCTTATCTTAGGTGGTGATGACAAAGGTGTTGATTTAAATGAGCTCTTTGTTTATCTGCAAAACTTAAATGTTAGCATCTACAATATAGGTTCAAACAAAGAAAAGCTTTCAAAACTTGCAAAAGAGTACAAGATTGACTCAAATTTATGTCTAAATCTCGCAGATGCCATCTCTAAAATAGATAAAAATCTAGCTGAAAAGGAAGTTGCCCTACTCTCTCCAGCAGCAGCCAGCCTTGATGAATTCACCTCTTATGCACAAAGAGGTGACCAATTTAAAGAAGCTGTACGAAACATAAGCTAG
- a CDS encoding tyrosine-type recombinase/integrase, giving the protein MARTVKPLTETQIKNAKAKEKTYILSDGAGLYLEVNINGGKWWRFRYKYNDKIKKVSLGVYPDTTLANARRKRDEARNILANDNRDPFIKIVVHKKEEVVQKTFQEWAEWYITEISTELSDTHITRTVKGFKKDVYPIIGSKRMNDIKARDIIKIMHIMKERGAVESARKTFSSINRVFAKALSNFPDEIDRNPTADIKLGDILGAKQTTNYPIITEPKELATLLKAIKEYTGDTSTILALTMIAHTFVRPINIRLARWDEIDFNTKQWVIPASKMKTKKELIVPLSKQVIELLKEAKSDSALVFPSIRSKTSPMSDNALVGALRRMGYSREEIVAHSFRGIFSTIAHEKGIYAHDVIETQLAHTVGSSVSQAYNRAKYLEERTKMMQWWSDYLTTLPSK; this is encoded by the coding sequence ATGGCAAGAACTGTAAAGCCCTTAACAGAAACACAAATCAAAAATGCTAAAGCAAAAGAAAAAACATATATATTGTCTGATGGTGCTGGCTTATACCTTGAGGTAAATATAAATGGTGGTAAGTGGTGGAGATTCAGATATAAATATAACGATAAAATAAAAAAAGTATCTTTAGGAGTTTATCCAGATACTACACTTGCTAATGCCAGAAGAAAAAGAGATGAAGCCAGAAATATACTTGCAAATGATAATAGAGACCCTTTTATTAAAATAGTTGTACATAAAAAAGAGGAAGTTGTACAAAAAACTTTTCAAGAATGGGCAGAGTGGTACATTACAGAGATAAGTACAGAACTCAGTGATACTCATATAACTAGAACTGTCAAAGGCTTTAAAAAAGATGTTTATCCAATTATAGGATCAAAGAGAATGAATGATATCAAAGCAAGAGATATCATTAAGATAATGCATATTATGAAAGAAAGAGGTGCTGTTGAATCTGCGCGTAAGACATTCAGCTCAATTAACCGTGTATTCGCAAAAGCACTTAGTAATTTTCCTGATGAAATAGATAGAAATCCTACCGCCGATATAAAACTTGGAGATATACTTGGTGCTAAGCAAACAACTAATTATCCTATTATTACTGAGCCAAAAGAGCTCGCAACACTTCTCAAGGCTATAAAAGAATATACTGGAGATACATCAACGATACTAGCCTTAACTATGATAGCTCATACTTTTGTAAGACCTATAAATATTAGGTTAGCCAGATGGGATGAAATAGATTTCAATACTAAGCAATGGGTGATTCCAGCATCTAAAATGAAAACAAAAAAAGAATTAATAGTACCACTATCTAAACAGGTCATAGAACTGCTCAAAGAAGCCAAAAGTGATAGTGCGCTGGTATTTCCATCAATTAGAAGTAAAACATCTCCTATGAGCGATAATGCACTTGTTGGAGCACTAAGAAGAATGGGATATAGCAGAGAAGAGATTGTAGCTCATTCTTTTAGAGGTATATTCAGTACCATCGCTCACGAAAAAGGGATTTATGCACATGATGTTATTGAAACTCAACTTGCTCATACAGTTGGGTCAAGTGTATCACAAGCATATAATAGGGCTAAGTATCTGGAGGAAAGAACTAAAATGATGCAGTGGTGGAGTGATTATTTAACAACTCTTCCAAGTAAATAA